Sequence from the Kineosporia succinea genome:
GGTTCTCCAGCGAGGCCGACACGGCGGCAGCCAGCGCGTCCGGGTCACCGGTCCGCGCCAGCAGCCCGAGAGCCCCCTCGTCCAGCACCCGCCGGAACGCCCCGAGGTCGCTGGCGATCACCGGCGCCCCCGCACTCATCGCCTCGACCAGCACGATCCCGAAGCTCTCGCCGCCGATGTGCGGCGCGACGTAGGCGTCCACCGACCGCAGCAGCGAGGCCTTGGCGTCGTCGTCGAGCGCGCCGAGCAGCTCGACCGCGCCGCGGGCCGGGCCCGCGGCGGCCAGGGCCTCCTCCGCCTCACCACGCCCGAGCACCAGCACCCGCAGACCGGGATGACGCTCGAGCAGCGCGGGCAGCGCCGCGGCCAGCACCGGCAGCCCCTTGCGGGGTTCGTCGAGACGGCCGAGGAACGCGATGGCCGGGCGCCCGGGCGTGCCCTGCCACTCCGGGCGCGGCGGGGCCGCGGCGAACCGGTCGACGAACACCCCGTTCGGGATCACCACCGCGTCACCGCCGAGGTGGTCGACCACCGTGCGGCGGGCGTCCTCCGAGACCGCGATCCGGGCCGACAGCTTCTCGAAACCGGGCCGCAGCAACGGGTACGCGGCCGACATCGCCCGCGAGCGCGGGTTGGACGTGTGGAACGTGGCGACGATCGGGCCGGTCGCGGCCCACATCGCCAGCATCGACAGTGACGGGCTGGACGGCTCGTGCACGTGGAGCACGTCGAAGTCGTTCTCGGCGAGCCAGCGCTTGACCCGTGACGAGGCGACCGGGCCGAAGCTGATGCGGGCGATCGAGCCGTTGTAGGGCAGCGGCACCGCGCGGCCGGCCGAGGAGATGTAGGGCGGGAGCGGGGTGTCGTCGTCGGATGGGGCGAGCACGCTGACGTGGTGGCCCTGCCCGATCAGGTGCTCGGCGACGTCCCGGATGTGGAACTGCACGCCGCCGGGCACGTGGAACGAGTACGGCGAGACCATGCCGATTCTCATCGGGCCTCGAGATCCGCGTCGAAGACCCGCTGCAGCATGTGCCAGTCCTGCGGGTGCTGCCGGATGCCCTCGGACAGCGCGTCGGCGCAACCCTGGGTCATGGCCGCGATCTTCTCCGCGCTGGTTCCCTCGGAAGGCACCGGC
This genomic interval carries:
- a CDS encoding glycosyltransferase family 4 protein; this translates as MRIGMVSPYSFHVPGGVQFHIRDVAEHLIGQGHHVSVLAPSDDDTPLPPYISSAGRAVPLPYNGSIARISFGPVASSRVKRWLAENDFDVLHVHEPSSPSLSMLAMWAATGPIVATFHTSNPRSRAMSAAYPLLRPGFEKLSARIAVSEDARRTVVDHLGGDAVVIPNGVFVDRFAAAPPRPEWQGTPGRPAIAFLGRLDEPRKGLPVLAAALPALLERHPGLRVLVLGRGEAEEALAAAGPARGAVELLGALDDDAKASLLRSVDAYVAPHIGGESFGIVLVEAMSAGAPVIASDLGAFRRVLDEGALGLLARTGDPDALAAAVSASLENPDQARERAARASVAVRRYDWPRVAAQVLDVYETVTIGADKVGEDPRLGLLARWRPKVS